In one Gopherus evgoodei ecotype Sinaloan lineage chromosome 1, rGopEvg1_v1.p, whole genome shotgun sequence genomic region, the following are encoded:
- the LIPT2 gene encoding putative lipoyltransferase 2, mitochondrial, with protein MRARPAVRLLRLGRLPYAESLAAQERCVGRQRAAGPGPGPGAAGWLLLSEPAGPVYTRGLRAGPDPAGEERRLRALGAEFRRAARGGLLTFHGPGQLLAYPVLDLRRLGLSLRAYVGALEAAALGLCRRLGLPAARALPPPYTGVWLRGRKLCAVGVHCGRHITSHGLALNCCTDLTWFDHIVPCGLEGMGVTSLSEELQRHVTVDEITEPFLDAFEEVFQCILTSHEESMG; from the exons ATGCGGGCCCGGCCGGCGGTGCGGCTGCTGCGGCTGGGCCGGCTGCCCTACGCGGAGTCGCTGGCGGCGCAGGAGCGCTGCGTGGGGCGGCAGCGGGCGgctgggccggggccggggccgggcgcggcgggctggctgctgctctccgAGCCGGCGGGGCCCGTGTACACGCGCGGGCTGCGGGCCGGCCCCGACCCGGCGGGCGAGGAGCGGCGGCTGCGGGCGCTGGGCGCCGAGTTCCGGCGGGCGGCGCGCGGCGGGCTGCTCACCTTCCACGGCCCGGGCCAGCTGCTGGCCTACCCGGTGCTGGACCTGCGGCGCCTCGGCCTCTCGCTGCGCGCCTACGTGGGGGCGCTGGAGGCCGCGGCGCTGGGCCTCTGCCGCCGCCTGGGCCTGCCCGCCGCGCGCGCCCTGCCGCCGCCCTACACCGGCGTGTGGCTGCGGGGCCGCAAGCTCTGCGCCGTGG GTGTCCATTGTGGAAGGCATATAACCTCTCATGGTCTGGCGCTGAACTGCTGCACAGACCTCACGTGGTTTGATCACATTGTTCCTTGTGGACTCGAAGGGATGGGTGTCACGTCCCTGAGTGAAGAACTCCAGAGACATGTCACAGTTGATGAAATCACTGAGCCTTTTCTGGACGCTTTTGAAGAAGTGTTTCAGTGCATCCTAACTTCCCATGAGGAATCTATGGGATAA